The genome window ctcttcaaactttttcagctccaaacaaaacaatacaaatgaaccAAATGAAAAGAGTTTCAATATGTTAGTATATGAAGTAATTTACTACACTTATTAATAATGTCTTGTGGTAGTATTctacacagagacatacaggacaaacaaccatgcgcacgcacactcacacctagggagaatttaaagagaccaattaacctgacagtcatgtttttggactgtgggaggaagccggagtacccagagagaacccacgcatgcacagggagaacatgcaaactccatgcagaaagaccccagccgggaatcgaacccaggaccttcttgctgcaaggcaacagtgctaccaactgcgccactgtgcagccctcagTAAACCTGCAAACAGATATCACCACCTTAATTTATGAATGCTGTTAACAAACAGTCTTTGTGAAAGCTTCAACATCACAAAGGCTGATGTGGACACTGCTGAGCCACATCAGCAGCGTGAAAACAGGACTTGACTTATTTGACTCCACCTGAGGATATGAAGTGAACAAAAGATCTGTCAGAAGTGGTGTTGATGGATTCAGGGGAAAATAACCAGATGTGCACTGACCTACTTAAACTCTGATGGATGACGACAAAATAAACTGTGAGAAGATAACAGACATTCAGCTTATGGTGTTCTGAttccatgttttattattgttgaagcagttttattgcaaaagtatttacacccttttaatttctccacattttgtcatattacaactacaaactttaatgtattttactgacATTGTAGATAATTAGGTAGCTAATTTTCTATTGTTAGAAGCGGAActaaaattagcatttaagctaacattagctttataGCTAACTCAGTTTGACTTAAAAGCATGACTGCATTAAAGCTAGCATTAGtctaattgttttaaaaatatccgGCATACTTTTAACACCCTGGaccaaaatgtttcctttaattttaaattttctgagtCATATCTCAATCGGTTCTTGAATCAATTTCACACagagagtaaatatttttgtccattCTTTTGCAAAACAACTCAGACTGAATGAGGTTTTAGGTCTGTCCTTTGATTAGGCCATTTaattttgaacatgttttgatctaaaccatttcattgtagctctggctggaTGTAAGCCTTTTCCGGCGTGATTTTATTCCAGGATTGCAAAGAATCAGttgagcatgatgctgccaccactatgtttcactGTGCTGTTGATGTGCATTTTTTATGCAGGCCAGAAACTTACATTTtcatctcatctgaccaaaggaCCTTCTTCTGCATGTTTGCTATGTCCCCTCTGATTAAATTACTAACAGTGCCATTATATATGTGACTTCTAAAGGCAATTAGAtgcacaaaattttatttaggcGAGTAACAAGGACAGTTTTCTGGTTtggtcaagaaaaaaaaacaagtttcttATTCTAATATaacgaaatgtgaaaaagtttagaGGTGCTTTCTGTAGCAACCAGTGTGTCTACTTACAGGCAGCAGGTCGGAAAAGTCAGTGTCAACCTTTATAGTTTttccattcttcttcttcatgggtGCGTCCTCCTCGTCCATCTCCTCCTCAGCGGGCTCCGCCGCTGCCTCTGCCTGTTCTGCTTCGGCCACAGGAGCCGTGTTTCTGTGGTTAGCCTCTTCCGCTCGTCTGAGTTCAGGTATCAACACCCCTGCGTCCAAATCCAGACACTGTGACAGGGTGGCTACCACAGCGTTGAGGGTCTGGGCTTGTCGGGCCGCAAGCAAGCTGGTCTTCATGTTCCACAGCGTACCTGAGAGACAAGGCAGGAAATCAGGAGATTCTATGGAAATATACACTGCAGTTTTTGGGCCACCTTAAAAAGTGAAAGAGACAATTATGACAAGAGATGAATTTTACCTGCAGCTAAAGTCCTGAGGAGAATGTGCGCCATGCCTGGCTGAGATGACAGTAGCACTTTTTCTAGGGCTTCAAGTACTGCGGCATTCATGCTACGCAGCAGCTCGGGGTTGTCCTCGGTCACAGTGTGCAAACAGTGAGctgagaaacacaaacaataagAGTCAGATTCCTCCAACTGAGATGGCAGATTAGCTTATAATACCTTAAAATCAACTGAGATGAATATACCCATTAAAAGCTCACTGAAATGCGTACGTATCGACTCtacttctaaaataaaatacactaaagcATGCTTACTGTCAAACACTTTGGGGTTATTTACCTGAATTTGTAGCATCTCAtcctttaaaaacagctttttaacaCCTGGAAACTGTAGACAGCAGCTGAAGGATATTTGGGAGAGAAATTTACTTCCTATTTCTgaccaatttttttgttttagttgcttaataatcttgtattttatttcctttctgtaaaattcagaaaaaaacagctagatgaaaaatgaaaagttttacaGCTAAATGTCTTTTCTATTAGTTTAGGGAAAAATTTAATaaccttctttcagccagctaaCATGTGGTGTGCAGCAACAGATGGGTATGGGGCAATGCTGACTTACTTTATGCTAcatacagctaatgaaaactcaCTTTCTCTAACCCAGTAGAACAAATGGGAATAAATGGCAACAATGATATTCTgttgtttgatgttttaatgttttctgaacagTTTGTTGTTGAAGATGAGAATTTATTCTCAATCAACTTATCtggttaaatttaaaaaaattcaagtaaATCTTGATACCAGTAAGTGTCCCATGCTGGTATGGGATaggtttttaaacttttccaccaCTTGACATTTTggatataaaaacaatacaaataaactaaaaggcAGTTTAAATTCACCAAGTGTCAAATGCCTACCAGAAACTTTAAATGAAGAACTTAAAAGGAAATCCTGTTAACTAGAGTAAATGCTCTGTCAGACCTACCAGCTGATATGGACAGCTCCACGTTGTGAGGGTGTCTCTCCAAGCAGTGGACAACCATGTCCAAAAGGCCGGATTTGTTGAACAAAGACACTGCCTGGCTGCTGCTCTCACTAAATGAACGACAGATGGATGACACAATCAGCTGAAGAATTGAAGATTTAGCAGGTGTACACCTAAACGGTGGCTGCAGGGTGGCCACAGTCACACAATTAACAGTGAAATTCTTTGAATAGAACTTGATTTTGTTCTAAATATTCCTGATAGTGGaatgattaaaagaaatatcAAATAGAAATAGCTAAATATGTATCTCTTGACTTATTCTGATTTTAAGAATGGAGAAAGATCTGTGTTGCAGCAGAGTAACAAAGCCACAACAACATCTTTAGGGgaggaaataaatcaataaaaacccTACATACCAACTTGTTGGCTTACCAGAGATTCCACAGTAGGTTCACAGCTTCAATGGCCACTCCCTCCACAGGATTGCTCTGGTCTTTCATTGCAACAGCAGCAGTGTCGAAACTAGTACAAcactggaaagaaaacaacattctgAGCAAGGAAGCAGCAGATACGTACACTGTATTTGTCACTTTAATAAAGTACTGCCTTTGGTTCAAAATGTCAACACCACATAATAAATTTCACTGCAAgtcaattttttgtttttgcttctgtgaATACAGTCTTAAAAACAGGGTTGGTATACTTctcccacagtaaaattcaagcacttttcaagtattttaagataggtttttaaacttttccagcactcaacattttggagataaaaacaatacaaatgaactaaaaggCAGTTTAAATGTGATATAATGTGATATAatttactgttattaataatgtCTTGTGATAGTATTATACAGAATGTATAACATATATATTtcaattaccgtattttccgcactataaggcgcaccacattataaggcacaccttcaatgaatggcctattttaaaacttttttcatatataaggcgcaccgcattataaggcgcatagaacaGACGCTACAgcagaggctggggttacgttatgcagccattagatggaactgcccTAAAGGGAATGttaacaaaatagtcagataggtcagtcaaactttattaatagattacaaaccagcgttctgaaaactcctttcattcccaaaatgaataaacagctgttttattattttccctgaggtaaagtcagtgacgtggtatttttgtaacacagtttatcttttaacaacagcaaggtataacatatagtggagggaaacttttcctcgattcaataaacacgtaaaaaacagtctgatactgttacagtaaatcaaacgttagtgcaatcgcaatatatatccacttccgcaccgttgattcattcatgttaaattctctcgctgctgctctattcccgtgttctactgcgtgactgatcgccttgagtttaaactctgcgtcgtaagcgtgtctcttaataggagccattttggggtctttacacaaaacccagcatgcaccgcacgcttcttcttctacgggggaaaatgaagttggcggctgcttaccgtagttgcgagacctgttgtggctcaatattggtccatatataaggtgcaccggattataaggcgcactgtcggcttttgagaaaatttaaggtttttaggtgcgcctcatagtgcggaaaatacagtACACCGACCAATAAGTCACTAagccattaggaataataaatattccttacattgaaacaatccaaacaaaacatgttacGGTAAATGACCTTCCTTGTCAAAATTTAAATGCTTATACGcaatatacaaaaaatattcttgttaagttttctgtcatttaggaaataaaaatagttctggtaattctaactaacctaaaacaagagacgTTTAGTCTGATTTCACTTTAGAcagtaagaaagaaaatgtgtgtgtgtgtatgtcttaTTATACAGTGCATGAAAACGTCTATTTTCAACTGtttccaaatttaggcttttaatcaaacgttTAGTTAAAATAccaagcactttcaaggactttaaacagaaatcaagaactttcaaaactttgaaaatcaCCTGTTAGAaccttgtaaaaatatattactcCCTGTGTGCTTGATTGACATCCAGTTCCTGCAGATGTTACAGTGTACAGATGAGGAGGAGTTAAGAAGATGCAGTGAGCTAAAAGCAGCAGTGGAGTCTCACCTCTCGAAGCAGTGCCGTCAGCGGCGTCATGATGTCGTGCCTCACCATGTCTTCGCACACCTCCTGACCTCCGCATGCACTCAGATTTCTGTGAGGCAGACACACACTCATCAGTAACTCAGAGGAGATCCTGTGTGAGTAGCAAAGCTAAAAAAGCAAAGCTTGCTGATCTGTTGCACAAAACCTCTGACTGCTTTATACTGAAAGAAGTGCTGAGGGAAGAAATGTGTTCTGTTTCATGTGCaaacataatgaaaagaaaagatgaagatCTCTTAACATTAAACAATCAAATTCTGAATAATGTGGAGCATATCCTCCCAACTACTTACTATTTGCTTTTTGTACTCCATAGTGTCCCTAGCACAATACATAagtacacatttatttaaaaaaaaaaagattatgttCACTTACAGTACACCAGAGATGAAACTAGAAAGCCCAGAAGGgcttcttttttctatttttagcaCAGAGCCATTTCGAAACAGAAGTATGCCATTATTAGAACTTGATTATTCTTCAGCTTGGTGTCCTCTGTGGTGcagatattttatcttttaaactttgttttgttgccaTGTCTGACATGTATTTCTTAGCTAAATCCaagaggttttttttacagcttaatgttgaataaaaacaacttaaggaaagattttaaaaaaagaatgaacgGAATGTGTAATGTGTCCAACTTTACCCAAAGAAAATTTAGCGGCATTACGAAAGACGAGCGGAGATCCCGCTGCGCCCTCACCTGAGCGCCCCAGTGGCCGTCTCCCTGACGGCCAAGCTGCCGTCCAGCAGCATGGGGCCCAGCCGTCTGACTGCGTCCCTCTGGAGGAAACCGGGAATGGCCtggctctgctgcaccaccCGAGAAATGCTGGCACATGCAAACTCTCGAATATCTGCACTGGGACTCTgcaactggaaataaaaacgCAACTTGATATTAAATCGAGgttacaatctttttttttttatcttttatttgaaGATTTCCTTACTGTTTCCAAAAGCAAAGTTGAAGTGAAATGTTTGGAGATTGATAGAaggattttaactttttaaaaaaaaaactttactccttcagtattaaaatatttttcaccaaatgtttttattgtatattgACGCTTAATAGGAAAGAATTCACAAGCTTTTATCAAGAAATACATTAGGCtcataaaaaacatcaatagTTGTAGATTTAGGTAGCTTAAGCTAttgcagtggttcccaaagattttcttctgggcccaCGGGGGTTTCTGAGCTATAGACCCAACAcataaatattttgatcaattCCATGCTCCATCATGCTTAAAAACAGATAATCACCAAGTCGCTCCTAGATGTTTGgagttgcattttaaaaacatttttaaatcatcctTTATTCACTGCTGTGCTTTTATGAAAGATCAACCAAACATATTTGACCAAATTTCACTGCTGGCATAAAAATATGCAATCATATTAGATCttttatgtgtttctttttcttttctgtcctaACAACAGATTATTGTTCTTTTATAAGCAGAAACCCTCATGTCTGCTTGCTGCACATTCTCAGCAGCAGCCCTTGACTGAGAAGATGTCAGCTGGACTGTGGTCTCAATGacttcataaatatttaaattttgttctgGTATGTGAGGGATTTTTTGATGCAAAGTaattatgacagaaaatgtttccccTTTCAAAACAGAATTTGATCAAAATGACAGAATGACATCAGCTCCCTCCATCCTCATCATCTATTTCACACGAGATCATTGAAATTATGCTTGCAGGTCATTTTCGGAGTTAATTCATTATAAGTCaattataaaacacacacaaaaatgtaaagccATCACTGTTGAAAATTAAGATTTCTGTCggtctataaaaaaataataataaaagttatttttttccaaaacgtGCTTctgttttgctattttaatCAACACTAAAAACATTCCCTTTGCAGataagaaattaatttcattCAATACAAAGATGATGATATTGATATCGCGTAAAAGAATTAGGTACTTGATTTTGAATTATTTccttagagagaaaaaaagtcagattaatTAGTCCTAATTCTCTATTGTACATTGCTCTATACTGCATATAAATATACACAATAAGGGCAACACAAAGTGCCTTATAtaagacaaaacacacaaacaaccaTAAAGCAagaataattatataaaattgtAACACATATGCAAAGAGGTATTCTTCTACTTAAGTGATAAAGCAATAcagcaattattttttaataattagtagtaagagtttgtgtgttgtgtatttattttctgtacagtACGCATACTGACACCTGGTTAAAGGGACATAACCCCAGCCCGACATGTGACCGTGGACAAATAACCTAACACTGTCAATCACTTGCTAATCAATAATTCACATAACACACACCCCTCAGATCGGTGCGTTTCATAGTTATAACTTTAAACCCCCGATGCGATCGTGGTCCTACTTTTTCCAGCAGCTCCGCAGCCGGACAGCTTTCCTCATCGTGCTCTTCGTCCGCACCGTCCGCTTCCTTCACAGCGCTCACCGACAGGCCGACAGAGTTGAACTGCGGCCGCTTAAACTTCGTGGTTTTACTTTTACCCATTTTGATCTGTTTCTAGGTGCTCATGTGACAAGATGTCTGTGTCTTCTGTCCGAAATGTCGGCGATTACACTGCCAGCAGCCCGCAGACCCAGGCTAGCTGGAAACCATGTGGAAGAGTCAACGCAGACAGCCGGAAAGAGATCGTCGTTGACGGAAAGCGGTCCGCTTTGTCGCAACCAAGAGAATTGTTCCTGCGTACGTTAGTGCGTCCGTCATATTGTGAGTGGCAGGTTCTAAACTTACCACTACTgcttttcttgctttgttttcattaaagctAACAAAATCCATGGCCATTCAAGCATGGATTTCCCCAGGCACTTCAGGAGATATTGGATTGAGCATG of Xiphophorus couchianus chromosome 4, X_couchianus-1.0, whole genome shotgun sequence contains these proteins:
- the heatr3 gene encoding HEAT repeat-containing protein 3 is translated as MGKSKTTKFKRPQFNSVGLSVSAVKEADGADEEHDEESCPAAELLEKLQSPSADIREFACASISRVVQQSQAIPGFLQRDAVRRLGPMLLDGSLAVRETATGALRNLSACGGQEVCEDMVRHDIMTPLTALLRECCTSFDTAAVAMKDQSNPVEGVAIEAVNLLWNLCESSSQAVSLFNKSGLLDMVVHCLERHPHNVELSISAAHCLHTVTEDNPELLRSMNAAVLEALEKVLLSSQPGMAHILLRTLAAGTLWNMKTSLLAARQAQTLNAVVATLSQCLDLDAGVLIPELRRAEEANHRNTAPVAEAEQAEAAAEPAEEEMDEEDAPMKKKNGKTIKVDTDFSDLLPRGKEELREATALLTAQQTSLEIIVNMCCSDDPSDDEWEEESSSDESDLGPDGLCDGLSSLMSPLCLSAEVQGALINHSIPEKVLKKTSFPREEATNVCQENPSWRSLSRRMRRVQSRALTCLHSILSTMDAESLGGEAALQGAAQHLSSLVFGAEEIPKDEEFLEAVISAMRSLLQIIASKNISQCMTPQQLMSLSEAATRCDVVSVRVNAVAILGITGGTLAKEKGTVETLQMIGNALLQVATRDSDLVVNGEALDALFDVFADGEEAEMAAKNLNLLPALKALQPVFKAKIRKEGRGKYSPQQLCVLDNIKVNLRRFIGYLEKVVKK